From one Rosa rugosa chromosome 4, drRosRugo1.1, whole genome shotgun sequence genomic stretch:
- the LOC133746103 gene encoding NAC domain-containing protein 71-like isoform X1: MGGASLPPGFRFHPTDEELVGYYLSRKVEGLEFELEVIPVIDLYKFDPWELPEKSFLPRRDMEWFFFCPRDRKYPNGSRTNRATKSGYWKATGKDRKVVCQSSVTGYRKTLVFYRGRAPLGDRTEWIMHEYRLNDDFAQGSPGLQGVFALCRVVKQKEHTQKANDSNGEPKAKTTGSTSSNGDLTSTRNSNETMSISAGMSSQVNYQHDESRHSSHTTSPYEVSPMAEFEPAPRGTNPADFWISPDLILDSSKDYPQLQGAVPNYFPQYEFPSTMSPWQSYEHTEISPSSSYSNFGDFQMADDMNQIPSMSPFSGHTNYMGYCGNEGLQFEGFDQTSTVRYPNHF; this comes from the exons ATGGGAGGGGCATCACTACCACCAGGTTTTAGATTCCACCCAACTGATGAGGAATTAGTGGGATACTATCTTAGTAGAAAAGTGGAGGGGCTTGAATTTGAGCTCGAAGTAATTCCTGTGATCGATTTGTACAAATTTGACCCCTGGGAGCTGCCAG AGAAATCGTTTCTCCCTAGGCGAGATATGGAATGGTTCTTCTTCTGTCCAAGGGATCGAAAGTACCCGAATGGCTCAAGAACAAATCGAGCTACCAAATCTGGCTACTGGAAAGCCACTGGAAAAGACCGCAAGGTTGTCTGCCAATCTAGTGTTACTGGATACCGCAAGACCCTTGTTTTCTATCGTGGCCGTGCTCCTTTAGGTGATCGAACGGAGTGGATTATGCATGAGTACCGCCTCAATGATGATTTTGCTCAGGGGTCACCAGGTCTCCAG GGAGTTTTTGCTTTGTGCCGTGTTGTTAAACAGAAAGAGCATACACAGAAGGCAAATGATTCCAATGGAGAACCCAAGGCTAAGACGACTGGAAGTACTTCGAGCAATGGGGATTTGACCTCAACAAGAAACTCGAATGAGACCATGAGCATCTCTGCTGGAATGTCATCTCAAGTGAACTACCAGCATGACGAGAGTCGCCATTCAAGCCATACTACTTCTCCATATGAAGTCTCTCCAATGGCAGAGTTTGAGCCAGCTCCAAGAGGCACCAATCCTGCAGACTTCTGGATCTCACCTGACTTAATTCTTGATTCTTCAAAG GACTACCCACAGTTACAAGGAGCTGTGCCTAATTACTTCCCCCAGTACGAGTTTCCAAGCACAATGTCACCATGGCAGTCATATGAACACACTGAGATTTCGCCTAGTTCATCATACTCAAATTTTGGAGACTTCCAAATGGCAGATGATATGAATCAAATTCCCAGCATGTCACCTTTCTCAGGACACACAAACTACATGGGTTATTGTGGAAATGAGGGATTGCAATTTGAAGGTTTTGACCAGACTAGTACAGTGAGATATCCAAATCACTTctga
- the LOC133741817 gene encoding uncharacterized protein LOC133741817 yields MHDVMKITDFLYQSLQKKAIDILNALNFLSITKSKLQDMREDGWDDLIMRVETFCCEHDIIMPDMSAPYKKSLRACEQNITNEHYYRVNILNAVIDFQLAELDSRFTDNSLELLILSATFDPRDNFRSFKCEDVCNLALRFYPQDFTSYDMLALDMECGYFLADIQKDPRFANTTTVSDLCRRLVESRKSAFFPMIYRLICLVLTLPVSTATTERAFSSMTIIKNKLRNKMEDEFFDDLMVLYIEKEFADSIDNDSVIAEFELSGSRRVQFS; encoded by the coding sequence ATGCATGATGTCATGAAGATTACTGATTTTCTTTATCAGTCATTGCAAAAAAAAGCCATAGACATCTTGAATGCTCtcaattttctttcaataacaaaatcaaaacttcaagaTATGAGAGAAGATGGTTGGGATGATTTGATTATGAGGGTTGAAACATTTTGTTGTGAGCATGATATTATTATGCCAGATATGTCTGCTCCTTATAAGAAAAGTTTAAGGGCTTGTGAACAAAATATTACAAATGAGCATTATTATCGGGTCAATATACTTAATGCTGTGATAGACTTTCAATTGGCAGAGTTGGATAGTAGATTTACAGATAATTCGTTGGAGCTCCTTATTCTTAGTGCTACATTTGATCCACGCGATAATTTTCGATCATTTAAATGTGAAGATGTTTGCAATCTTGCTTTGAGGTTTTATCCTCAAGATTTTACATCATATGATATGCTTGCTCTAGATATGGAGTGTGGGTATTTTCTAGCAGATATTCAGAAGGATCCAAGATTTGCCAACACAACTACTGTGTCTGATTTGTGTCGGCGGTTGGTTGAATCAAGAAAGTCAGCATTCTTTCCTATGATTTATAGATTGATTTGTCTTGTGCTGACTCTGCCAGTTTCTACAGCAACAACAGAGAGAGCATTTTCATCTATGACCATCATAAAAAACAAACTTCGAAATAAGATGGAAGATGAGttttttgatgatttgatggtTCTCTACATCGAAAAAGAATTTGCCGATAGCATTGATAATGATTCTGTGATTGCTGAGTTTGAACTCAGTGGGTCTAGGAGGGTACAATTTAGTTAG